CAGCCATAAATATTTTAGTGAAATTAAGCAAATCCCCCAGTTTTTAGGCCGGGGGAATAAATTTTTTACATTTCGGCGCGTTCTATTGCTACAATTCCCGTGCGTGCAAGTTCAATAATTCCGAATTCTTTTAGCAGACTCTCAAATGCTGAAGTCTTCTGATCGTCCCCTGTAACTGAAAGAGTAAGCGAGTCCGGCGTTATGTCAATTACTGATCCCCTGAAAATATTTGCGATTTGTATAATTTCATTGCGGGCTGCTCTGTCTGCTGCATGGACTCTCACGAGCATTAATTCACGCCTGATAGATTTTGACTTGTCAAGAATCTTCACATAATGAATCGGAACTAATTTTCTTAACTGGCTGCAAAGTAACTTGATTCTCTCTTCGTCCGAATAAATTTCAATCGTAAAGCGAGTAACGTTTTGATCCACCGTCCACCCTGCCGCAATTGTCTCAATGTTATAGCCCTTACGAGAAAATAAATGCGCGAGTTGTGATAAGACTCCGGCCTCATTGTCCATTGCTGTAACGATTGTATAACGCTTTAAATCTTTATTTGATTCTTTTGCCTGCATATAAACTCACCTCTAATCAAGCATGAAATTAACTATAAAACTATTTCCGCCGACCATCGGCCGCACCATCTCGTCAATATCGATTTTGCAGTCAATGACCCAGCCCCGCCCGTCAGAACGTGAATTTACAGCCTCCGTTAAGACCTGACGCAATGACTCTACATCGTGAACGCTCCGGCCGTGAATCCCATAAGCCTCGGCAAGTTTTGCGAAATCCGGCCCCCTGTTTAGAGTCGTCTGCGAATATCTTTCATGATAAATCAAATGCTGCCATTGTCTGACCATTCCCAGAGTCGAATTATTGAATATTAACGTTATAATCGGGAGTTTGTAAAATTCTTCTGTTGCTAGTTCGTTGCAGTTCATCCTGAAACTTCCGTCGCCTGTAACGTGTAAAACTGTCTTGTCAGGATTT
The Synergistaceae bacterium genome window above contains:
- the ilvN gene encoding acetolactate synthase small subunit; translation: MQAKESNKDLKRYTIVTAMDNEAGVLSQLAHLFSRKGYNIETIAAGWTVDQNVTRFTIEIYSDEERIKLLCSQLRKLVPIHYVKILDKSKSIRRELMLVRVHAADRAARNEIIQIANIFRGSVIDITPDSLTLSVTGDDQKTSAFESLLKEFGIIELARTGIVAIERAEM